A genomic window from Sanguibacter antarcticus includes:
- a CDS encoding DUF4395 domain-containing protein: MTAPLIGTRVPGFDVPVIDERAVRAAAGILFLAGAVAFGMAAASGSTRPLQPFGMFFMLDMMLRITMGDRWSPALLVGRLIVRRQAPEWVGAPQKEFAWWLSFGLAAVSCASMGFLPVPFSLTLALCGVCLSMLFVETAFGICVGCALQRVLTRTPPQYCPGDTCSVPT; this comes from the coding sequence ATGACGGCGCCGCTCATCGGCACGAGGGTGCCTGGTTTCGACGTGCCGGTGATCGACGAGCGCGCTGTCCGCGCGGCGGCAGGGATCCTCTTCCTCGCGGGAGCGGTCGCGTTCGGTATGGCTGCGGCGTCAGGGTCAACGCGGCCGCTGCAGCCGTTCGGTATGTTCTTCATGCTCGACATGATGCTCCGGATCACGATGGGCGACCGGTGGTCCCCCGCCTTGCTGGTGGGGCGCCTGATCGTTCGCCGTCAGGCTCCTGAGTGGGTCGGTGCGCCGCAGAAGGAGTTCGCGTGGTGGCTCAGCTTCGGCCTCGCGGCTGTCTCGTGCGCGAGCATGGGCTTCTTGCCGGTGCCGTTCTCGTTGACGCTCGCCCTGTGCGGCGTGTGCTTGTCCATGCTGTTCGTCGAGACGGCGTTCGGCATCTGCGTCGGGTGCGCCCTGCAGCGTGTGCTCACCCGCACCCCGCCGCAGTACTGCCCCGGTGACACCTGCTCTGTTCCTACCTGA
- a CDS encoding rhodanese-like domain-containing protein: MFRTMSAVGALALALTLSSCADAEQVTVPDDAIIIDVRTPAEYAEGHLEGAQLLDLTGGELAAAIPTLDQDAEYFVYCKSGNRSGQATQLMTDAGITDITDLGSMTDAAEATQIDVVR; this comes from the coding sequence ATGTTCCGCACCATGTCCGCTGTCGGCGCCCTCGCCCTTGCACTCACGCTGTCGAGCTGTGCTGATGCTGAGCAGGTAACCGTGCCTGACGACGCGATCATCATCGACGTCCGCACCCCGGCCGAGTATGCGGAAGGTCACCTCGAGGGTGCGCAGCTGCTCGACCTCACGGGTGGGGAGCTTGCTGCGGCGATCCCGACCTTGGACCAGGACGCGGAGTACTTCGTCTACTGCAAGTCGGGCAACCGGTCTGGCCAGGCGACCCAGCTCATGACGGACGCCGGCATCACGGACATCACCGACCTGGGCTCGATGACGGACGCCGCGGAGGCGACGCAGATCGACGTCGTGCGCTGA
- a CDS encoding glycoside hydrolase family 19 protein, producing the protein MFGTSTLRRPATLLAILALLLTTSVAWVVAGPASRAAAAVTCAAPWSASTIYTNGAIVSYGGSNWKAGWWTTQETPGTTGEWGVWRSEGTCGGSTTPTPTPTTTPTETPETPSVPGDFIVSEAQFNQMFPNRSSFYTYAGLVAALDAYPEFAQAGGTEIAKREAAAFLANVNHETGGLVYVKEINTANYSHYCDWSQSYGCPAGQSAYYGRGPIQLSWNFNYKAAGDALGIDLLNNPSLVETDPAVAWKTGLWYWNTQTGAGTMTSHDAIVNGSGFGETIRTINGSLECNGNNPTQVQSRISAFESFVQILGTTTGSNLSC; encoded by the coding sequence ATGTTCGGAACGTCAACGCTTCGCCGGCCAGCAACGCTGCTGGCGATCCTCGCCCTGCTCCTGACCACCAGCGTTGCCTGGGTCGTCGCCGGGCCCGCCTCACGTGCTGCTGCGGCGGTCACCTGCGCCGCCCCGTGGAGCGCATCGACCATCTACACCAACGGTGCGATCGTGTCCTACGGCGGCTCCAACTGGAAGGCCGGCTGGTGGACGACACAAGAGACGCCCGGAACCACAGGGGAGTGGGGTGTCTGGCGCTCCGAAGGCACCTGCGGAGGATCGACGACGCCGACCCCGACGCCGACCACGACCCCGACCGAGACGCCTGAGACCCCGAGCGTCCCTGGCGACTTCATCGTGAGCGAGGCCCAGTTCAACCAGATGTTCCCGAACCGGAGCTCGTTCTACACCTACGCGGGCCTCGTCGCCGCGCTCGACGCCTACCCGGAGTTCGCCCAGGCCGGTGGAACCGAGATCGCGAAGCGTGAAGCGGCTGCCTTCCTCGCGAACGTCAACCACGAGACCGGCGGGCTGGTCTACGTCAAGGAGATCAACACGGCCAACTACTCGCACTACTGCGACTGGTCGCAGTCCTACGGGTGCCCGGCCGGGCAGTCGGCCTACTACGGACGCGGACCCATCCAGCTCTCCTGGAACTTCAACTACAAGGCCGCCGGCGACGCCCTCGGCATCGACCTGCTCAACAACCCGTCCCTCGTCGAGACGGACCCGGCCGTCGCCTGGAAGACCGGCCTCTGGTACTGGAACACGCAGACCGGCGCAGGCACCATGACCAGCCACGATGCGATCGTCAACGGCAGCGGCTTCGGCGAGACCATCCGCACCATCAACGGTTCGCTCGAGTGCAACGGCAACAACCCCACACAGGTGCAGAGTCGCATCTCCGCGTTCGAGAGCTTCGTGCAGATCCTCGGCACGACGACGGGCTCCAACCTCAGCTGCTGA
- a CDS encoding aminoglycoside phosphotransferase family protein, producing the protein MPRSPSTVEPQAPAAKMHADELDIDEELVAALVAEQFPQWARLPVLRVLSSGTDNAMFRLGDELVVRLPRIPSAARQVSKEQRWLPHLAPSLPLEIPAPVGLGQTSDAFPLPWSVYRWIEGSDAAAAPPTDLTETAQRLGEFVHALERVPSAGGPASFRGGPLSSRDVSTRVEIDDLGGAGKIDGDRARWYWDSVLALPRWNGEPVWLHSDLLPGNLVTVDGVVTAVIDFGGCGTGDPACDLMAAWTVLDEASRPTFRAAAGVDDDTWARGRGWAFCFGVGAWHYYEVTNTALAGVGRRTALAILDKVGRWHGAPSA; encoded by the coding sequence ATGCCGCGGAGTCCGTCCACGGTGGAGCCGCAGGCGCCTGCGGCGAAGATGCACGCCGACGAGCTGGACATCGACGAGGAGCTGGTCGCTGCTCTCGTCGCCGAGCAGTTCCCGCAATGGGCACGGTTGCCTGTCCTGCGTGTGCTGTCGTCAGGCACCGACAACGCCATGTTCCGGCTCGGCGACGAGCTCGTGGTCCGGCTCCCCCGCATTCCGTCGGCGGCCCGGCAGGTGTCCAAGGAACAGCGGTGGCTGCCCCACCTGGCGCCCTCGCTGCCGCTGGAGATCCCCGCCCCGGTCGGCCTCGGCCAGACGAGCGACGCGTTCCCGCTGCCGTGGTCTGTCTACAGGTGGATCGAGGGCTCAGACGCGGCCGCTGCGCCGCCCACCGACCTGACCGAGACCGCCCAGAGGCTGGGCGAGTTCGTGCACGCGCTCGAGCGGGTCCCGTCCGCAGGCGGGCCTGCGTCGTTCCGCGGCGGACCGCTCTCGAGCCGCGACGTGAGCACACGAGTGGAGATCGACGACCTTGGCGGCGCCGGGAAGATCGACGGCGACCGTGCGCGCTGGTACTGGGACAGCGTTCTCGCGCTGCCGCGGTGGAACGGAGAGCCGGTGTGGCTGCACAGCGACCTGCTCCCGGGCAACCTGGTGACCGTCGACGGCGTGGTGACCGCGGTCATCGACTTCGGCGGGTGCGGCACCGGTGACCCTGCGTGCGACCTCATGGCGGCGTGGACGGTCCTCGACGAGGCTTCCCGCCCGACGTTCCGCGCTGCCGCCGGTGTCGACGACGACACCTGGGCTCGCGGTCGAGGATGGGCCTTCTGCTTCGGTGTCGGCGCGTGGCACTACTACGAGGTGACGAACACTGCGCTGGCCGGCGTCGGTCGCCGCACCGCGCTCGCCATCCTCGACAAGGTCGGCCGGTGGCACGGCGCGCCTTCTGCCTGA
- a CDS encoding ABC transporter permease, whose product MFRAELIKLKRSSTWIIAVILPVLTVVTGTINLANNTDALDAGWASFTSQVVLFYGLLFYSMGISLLAAAVWRVEHRGTSWNLLLTSTTGATRLVLAKIAVVLLPVAIMDTVLVTGTAISGTLVLNLEGPVPWEVVAVGLIAVVAALPLIALQSLLSMLLRSFAAPVALCLVGCVLGIAAVTSTTLRPLGYVLPQAINTRALNLGSTAIAASGGLTASDVLPMLLVAIVIAAAFAWLTVVAVRVVKLR is encoded by the coding sequence ATGTTCCGCGCCGAGCTCATCAAGCTCAAGAGATCCAGCACCTGGATCATCGCCGTGATCCTGCCCGTCCTCACCGTCGTCACCGGCACCATCAACCTGGCCAACAACACCGACGCCCTCGACGCCGGCTGGGCGTCCTTCACCTCCCAGGTCGTGCTCTTCTACGGCCTGCTCTTCTACTCGATGGGCATCAGCCTGCTCGCCGCCGCCGTCTGGCGCGTCGAACACCGTGGCACGAGCTGGAACCTGCTGCTGACCTCGACCACCGGAGCCACACGCCTCGTCCTGGCCAAGATCGCAGTCGTCCTCCTGCCCGTCGCCATCATGGACACGGTGCTCGTCACCGGAACCGCGATCTCCGGGACACTCGTCCTCAACCTGGAAGGCCCCGTCCCCTGGGAGGTCGTTGCCGTAGGCCTCATCGCCGTCGTCGCAGCCCTGCCGCTCATCGCCCTGCAGTCTCTGCTCTCGATGCTCCTGCGCTCCTTCGCCGCGCCCGTCGCGCTCTGCCTGGTCGGGTGCGTGCTCGGCATCGCCGCCGTCACCTCCACGACACTGCGACCCCTGGGCTACGTCCTACCTCAGGCGATCAACACCCGGGCGCTGAACCTCGGCTCCACCGCCATCGCGGCATCCGGAGGGCTCACCGCCAGCGACGTGCTACCGATGCTCCTCGTCGCGATCGTCATCGCGGCGGCGTTCGCCTGGCTCACTGTCGTCGCTGTCCGGGTCGTCAAGCTCCGCTGA
- a CDS encoding ABC transporter permease: MNGPVGLELRKMRRLRTMPILVGLVVAVAALSSASLFSSTTQQTLTNPTATPWAALLLSYTLIAAMTSPILTAVLASRQTDIEHTGSGWILAASAGRTPGSLCRAKLVALALLLAPAIALQTLLVISIGVLAGIQTPVDAVPWAAYTTLLFLIDVAFCALHIWLAARVENQLLSVGVGMLGAFLAVFSLLVPAAVSRVIPWGYYAVISQAGQSGPSGADVDYVQAPYGWITGFLVLVAAAFIVSTRRLDHIGE; encoded by the coding sequence GTGAACGGACCTGTCGGGCTCGAGCTCCGCAAGATGCGGCGGCTGCGCACGATGCCCATCCTCGTTGGCCTCGTCGTCGCCGTCGCGGCGCTCAGCTCCGCATCCTTGTTCTCCAGCACGACGCAACAGACACTCACCAATCCGACCGCGACACCCTGGGCGGCGCTGCTCCTGAGCTACACCCTGATCGCAGCGATGACCTCACCGATCCTCACCGCCGTGCTCGCCAGCAGACAGACCGACATCGAGCACACCGGCTCCGGCTGGATCCTCGCCGCCTCCGCTGGGCGCACCCCAGGCAGCCTCTGCCGCGCAAAGCTCGTCGCACTGGCACTCCTGCTGGCACCAGCGATCGCGCTGCAGACGCTCCTCGTCATCAGCATCGGCGTCCTCGCGGGAATCCAGACGCCCGTGGATGCCGTGCCGTGGGCCGCCTACACGACGCTCCTGTTCCTGATCGACGTCGCCTTCTGCGCCCTGCACATCTGGCTCGCCGCCCGGGTGGAGAACCAGCTCCTGAGCGTGGGCGTCGGCATGCTCGGCGCGTTCCTGGCGGTCTTCTCCCTGCTCGTGCCCGCCGCGGTGAGCCGGGTCATCCCCTGGGGGTACTACGCCGTCATCTCCCAGGCAGGCCAGTCCGGCCCGTCCGGCGCAGACGTCGACTACGTCCAAGCGCCCTACGGATGGATCACCGGATTCCTCGTCCTCGTCGCAGCCGCGTTCATCGTGAGCACGCGTCGCCTCGACCACATCGGAGAATAG
- a CDS encoding ABC transporter ATP-binding protein translates to MSPVIATRGLTKRFRDHTAVNDLDLAVPQGVVYGFLGPNGSGKSTTMKMLLGLTQPTSGNIELFGQPLTRASRAQVLPSIGSMIEAPAGYGHLTGWENMQIVRCMLGLTDAQIERALATVRLTEHKAKLVRNYSLGMKQRLGIAMALARDPALLVLDEPTNGLDPAGIEEIRTLLVDLAGQGITVMVSSHLLDEIDKMASVLGILSAGTMIFQGTRTQLFDQSLPDLVIETTAPSEALRCVPGAVATSGGIQVSGYDKDETAALVKRLAEADVPIHEVRRVHRSLEDVFMDLTGRGGLL, encoded by the coding sequence GTGAGCCCCGTCATCGCGACCCGCGGGCTCACGAAGCGCTTCAGAGACCACACGGCTGTGAACGACCTGGACCTGGCCGTGCCACAGGGCGTCGTCTACGGATTCCTCGGCCCCAACGGCTCCGGGAAGTCCACGACGATGAAGATGCTCCTGGGGCTCACTCAGCCCACGAGCGGGAACATCGAGCTGTTCGGGCAACCGCTCACACGAGCCTCTCGCGCCCAGGTGCTTCCTTCGATCGGCTCGATGATCGAGGCTCCCGCCGGGTACGGGCACCTGACAGGGTGGGAGAACATGCAGATCGTGCGCTGCATGCTCGGTCTCACCGACGCGCAGATCGAGCGGGCACTGGCCACGGTGCGACTCACCGAGCACAAGGCAAAGCTCGTCCGCAACTACTCGCTCGGCATGAAGCAGCGCCTCGGCATCGCGATGGCCCTCGCCCGTGACCCCGCGCTCCTGGTTCTCGACGAACCGACGAACGGCCTCGACCCTGCCGGGATCGAAGAGATCCGGACCCTCCTCGTCGACCTGGCCGGGCAGGGCATCACGGTCATGGTCTCCAGCCACCTGCTCGACGAGATCGACAAGATGGCCTCCGTCCTGGGCATCCTCTCCGCCGGGACGATGATCTTTCAGGGAACCCGGACCCAGCTCTTCGACCAGTCGCTCCCCGACCTCGTCATCGAGACCACCGCACCGAGCGAAGCCCTGCGATGCGTTCCCGGCGCGGTGGCAACAAGCGGCGGCATCCAGGTCAGCGGATACGACAAGGACGAGACCGCGGCGCTGGTCAAGCGCCTGGCCGAGGCCGACGTGCCCATCCACGAGGTCCGCCGCGTCCACCGCAGCCTCGAAGACGTGTTCATGGACCTCACCGGCCGCGGAGGACTCCTGTGA
- a CDS encoding serine/threonine-protein kinase: MLSTRRVRHDRVSAALEARGDHDLAALLHAVPLSEVGVGGGSSVLDIDDIRVFAKQIPITDRELAHPRSTANLFDLPTFCHYGMHPLAGPGFGAWRELAANIIVTDGVLSGESELFALLHHWRVLPGRPPVAVEHQDIEAVVEQFEGSTAVRTRFEELEGARSSLVLFLEYLPDSLADILDDPMGKAETVEQQLVEAVAFLRRREVLHMDGHFGNMRADGDRIYLVDFGLATSPQFDLSDTERDFVAQNIDHDADYAAMRLVNWLVTRACEVPLLASDGLAARNAYVSQCATGDIPQDVPAVVARILARHAPAAARMNDFSWRLVDGDIHAEYSGR; the protein is encoded by the coding sequence ATGCTCAGCACCCGACGTGTTCGTCACGACCGCGTGTCAGCTGCGCTCGAGGCTCGTGGCGACCACGACCTGGCAGCACTTCTTCATGCTGTGCCCCTCAGCGAAGTGGGTGTGGGCGGTGGTTCGTCAGTGCTCGACATCGACGACATCAGGGTGTTCGCCAAGCAGATTCCGATCACCGATCGAGAGCTGGCGCATCCGCGCAGCACCGCGAACCTGTTCGACCTGCCGACCTTCTGCCACTACGGCATGCACCCCCTCGCAGGCCCGGGCTTCGGCGCGTGGCGCGAGCTGGCCGCCAATATCATCGTCACCGACGGCGTCCTCAGCGGTGAGTCCGAGTTGTTCGCGCTCCTGCATCACTGGCGGGTGCTGCCAGGCCGCCCACCCGTCGCGGTCGAGCATCAGGACATCGAGGCAGTCGTCGAACAGTTTGAGGGCAGCACTGCGGTGCGGACCCGCTTCGAGGAGCTTGAGGGCGCGCGCTCCAGCCTTGTCCTCTTTCTCGAGTACCTGCCTGACTCGCTGGCCGACATCCTGGACGACCCGATGGGCAAGGCCGAAACGGTCGAGCAGCAGCTCGTCGAAGCAGTCGCGTTCCTGCGTCGCCGCGAGGTGCTCCACATGGACGGACACTTTGGCAACATGCGCGCCGACGGTGACCGGATCTACCTCGTCGACTTCGGGCTAGCTACATCGCCCCAGTTCGACCTGTCGGACACCGAGCGCGACTTCGTGGCCCAGAACATCGACCACGATGCCGACTACGCGGCGATGCGACTGGTCAACTGGCTGGTCACACGGGCATGTGAGGTGCCGCTGCTGGCCAGCGACGGTCTCGCGGCACGCAACGCCTACGTCAGCCAGTGCGCGACGGGGGACATCCCGCAGGACGTGCCCGCAGTCGTGGCGCGCATCCTCGCCCGTCACGCTCCCGCGGCAGCCCGGATGAACGACTTCAGCTGGCGCCTGGTCGACGGCGACATCCACGCAGAGTATTCCGGAAGGTAA
- a CDS encoding L-serine ammonia-lyase, protein MVSYISVLDLFSVGIGPSSSHTVGPMRAATAFVTSLADEGVLSQVGRVTVKLCGSLGATGLGHGTPDAVLAGLRGHAPETCDPAAIPGGVAALGDGCTVELDETHAVSGGHEITMTRDDVVLAPLTRMPGHPNGMRFTAFATVDEPSTPIILSEKDYYSVGGGFVVAAEDLAAVDASGAARGADPTHRPPVPAVDVIDVVPHPFASADELLVLCDATGMSIAEIAWENECALRPAAEVISGLDAIWRVMSECVDAGLARVGVLPGSLNVKRRARALGDQLSELEKRGQDTAIEWLQAFAMAVNEENADGRRVVTAPTNGAAGVIPAVGRHLLRQRPDLAQDEEARRATMRTYLLTAGAIGALYKRNASISGAEAGCQGEVGSACSMAAGALTAVMGGTPLQIENAAEIAMEHNLGLTCDPVGGLVQVPCIERNAIAACTAVSATRLALQGDGSHVVSLDTVIETMRQTGLDMSTKYKETSTGGLAVNVIEC, encoded by the coding sequence ATGGTTTCTTACATCTCCGTGCTCGACCTGTTCTCCGTGGGGATCGGGCCGTCCAGCTCCCATACCGTCGGGCCCATGCGTGCTGCGACGGCCTTCGTCACGTCCCTCGCCGACGAGGGAGTGCTGTCACAGGTGGGACGAGTGACGGTCAAGCTGTGCGGGTCGCTCGGAGCCACTGGCCTCGGTCACGGCACTCCTGACGCTGTCCTGGCCGGCCTGCGCGGACACGCCCCCGAGACGTGCGATCCGGCGGCGATCCCCGGTGGCGTCGCCGCTCTCGGAGACGGGTGCACCGTCGAGCTCGACGAGACGCACGCTGTCTCCGGCGGTCACGAGATCACGATGACCCGCGACGACGTCGTGCTAGCTCCCCTCACTCGTATGCCCGGGCACCCCAACGGGATGCGGTTCACGGCGTTCGCCACAGTGGACGAGCCCAGCACGCCGATCATCTTGTCCGAGAAGGACTACTACTCCGTGGGCGGGGGATTCGTCGTCGCCGCCGAAGACCTCGCTGCGGTGGATGCCTCGGGCGCAGCCCGCGGAGCCGACCCGACCCACCGCCCGCCGGTGCCCGCCGTGGACGTCATCGACGTCGTTCCCCACCCCTTCGCGAGCGCGGACGAGCTCCTCGTCCTGTGCGACGCGACCGGCATGAGCATCGCTGAGATCGCCTGGGAGAACGAGTGTGCGCTCCGCCCCGCCGCGGAGGTGATCAGTGGGCTCGACGCGATCTGGCGTGTCATGTCGGAGTGCGTCGACGCCGGGCTCGCGCGTGTGGGCGTCCTGCCTGGCTCTCTCAACGTGAAGCGACGTGCGCGGGCGCTGGGGGATCAGCTCTCCGAGCTGGAGAAGCGCGGGCAGGACACGGCCATCGAGTGGTTGCAGGCCTTCGCCATGGCCGTCAACGAGGAGAACGCCGACGGCCGTCGCGTCGTCACCGCACCCACGAACGGAGCCGCCGGGGTGATCCCGGCGGTCGGGCGGCACCTCCTGCGCCAGCGTCCCGACCTGGCCCAGGACGAGGAGGCGCGCCGCGCCACCATGCGCACCTACCTGTTGACTGCTGGGGCGATCGGAGCGCTCTACAAGCGCAACGCGTCCATCTCCGGAGCGGAGGCCGGATGCCAGGGTGAGGTCGGGTCCGCGTGCTCGATGGCCGCCGGTGCTCTCACCGCTGTGATGGGAGGGACCCCGCTTCAGATCGAAAATGCTGCCGAGATCGCCATGGAGCACAACCTTGGACTGACCTGCGACCCCGTCGGAGGGCTCGTGCAGGTGCCGTGCATCGAGCGCAACGCCATCGCCGCGTGCACCGCAGTGTCCGCGACAAGGCTTGCGCTCCAGGGTGACGGATCGCACGTCGTCAGCCTCGACACAGTCATCGAGACCATGCGCCAGACCGGTCTTGACATGTCCACCAAGTACAAGGAGACCAGTACGGGAGGACTTGCGGTCAATGTCATCGAGTGCTGA
- a CDS encoding IS1380 family transposase, whose protein sequence is MKSTGYPRLRVSSSATAAVGQAGGVLLTETVRATGLDRTLSTGLARWRKATAVHDPGKVVADLAIALALGGEALADVAVLRGESGLYGSVASDPTVSRTIAALAADAPAALRAINTARAAARARAWHLAGGHAPDHDASVKNPLVIDLDATLVTAHSEKENAAPTFKRGFGFHPLAAFVDHGAAGTGEPLAIMLRKGNAGSNTAADHITVVRDALAQLPGHHGRTRGSKKILIRTDGAGGTKALLEWLTPQRLAYSVGFTLPENTPDLLARIPERVWAPALDAHDQVRDGAWIAELTDLMDLTAWPAGMRVIVRKERPHPGAQLRFEDVDGMRITAFVTNTPAGQLADLELRHRRRARCEDRIRIAKDTGLRNLPLKAFAQNQIWCAIVALAGDLLAWMGMLALTDHQARRWEPKRLRLRLFTIPAIIARTGRRTWLRLNQRAPWASLTAQAITTLRARAAPT, encoded by the coding sequence GTGAAGAGTACCGGTTACCCCCGCTTGCGTGTGAGTTCGTCCGCGACGGCTGCGGTCGGTCAGGCTGGTGGGGTGCTGCTCACCGAGACGGTCCGGGCCACGGGCCTGGACCGGACGCTCTCGACGGGCTTGGCGCGGTGGCGTAAGGCGACGGCGGTTCATGACCCGGGCAAGGTCGTTGCTGACTTGGCGATCGCTCTCGCGTTGGGCGGTGAGGCCCTCGCGGACGTCGCGGTCCTGCGCGGCGAGTCGGGTCTCTACGGCTCGGTCGCATCCGACCCGACGGTCTCGCGCACGATCGCAGCGCTGGCCGCTGACGCTCCGGCGGCGTTACGCGCGATCAACACCGCTCGAGCCGCAGCGCGGGCGAGGGCGTGGCATCTGGCCGGTGGGCACGCCCCCGACCACGACGCCAGCGTCAAGAACCCCCTGGTCATCGACCTGGACGCGACACTGGTCACGGCGCACTCGGAGAAGGAGAACGCGGCGCCGACGTTCAAGCGCGGGTTCGGGTTCCATCCCCTTGCCGCGTTCGTTGATCACGGGGCAGCCGGGACCGGGGAACCGTTGGCGATCATGCTGCGCAAAGGCAACGCCGGGTCGAACACCGCCGCCGACCACATCACGGTCGTCAGGGACGCTCTCGCCCAGCTCCCTGGCCATCACGGTCGGACCCGGGGCAGCAAGAAGATCCTCATCCGCACCGACGGGGCTGGGGGAACCAAGGCCCTGCTCGAGTGGCTCACGCCCCAGCGACTGGCCTACTCGGTCGGGTTCACGCTGCCCGAGAACACCCCCGACCTGCTCGCCCGCATCCCCGAGCGTGTCTGGGCTCCGGCCCTGGACGCTCATGACCAGGTCCGTGACGGCGCCTGGATCGCTGAGCTCACCGACCTGATGGACCTGACCGCCTGGCCGGCAGGCATGCGCGTCATCGTTCGCAAGGAACGACCCCACCCCGGCGCCCAGCTGCGCTTCGAGGACGTTGACGGGATGCGCATCACCGCGTTCGTGACGAACACGCCCGCCGGTCAGCTCGCTGACCTCGAGCTGCGTCACCGTCGCCGCGCCAGGTGTGAAGACCGCATCCGCATCGCCAAGGACACCGGTCTGCGCAACCTCCCCCTCAAGGCGTTCGCTCAGAATCAGATCTGGTGCGCCATCGTCGCCCTCGCCGGCGACCTGCTGGCCTGGATGGGCATGCTCGCCCTCACCGACCACCAGGCCCGGCGCTGGGAACCCAAACGACTGCGACTGCGCCTGTTCACCATCCCCGCGATCATCGCCCGCACCGGGCGGCGCACCTGGCTGCGCCTGAACCAACGCGCACCCTGGGCCAGCCTCACAGCGCAAGCGATCACGACACTGAGAGCCCGAGCCGCACCCACCTGA